The window GCCGGTCTCGCAGAGCAGGGCGACGTGCGCCGCTACCGCGTGCGCGCCGACGACGATCCGAGAGATCCGCCTGCGGTCCAGCGGCTCGACGACGACCGTATCGCCGACGGCCGCAGCCCCGGCAAGCTGCTCGATGATCCGGCGCTCGTCGGGAGGCAGCTCGGCGAACTCGACCTCCCCGGCGCCGATGACGATCGTCCGCGGCCGACCGACGAAGTCCCCTCCGTCGGTGGACATCAGACAGGGGACGAGCACGACGGCCCGTGCATCGGCCGAGGCGGCGAGATCGAGCAGGAACAGGAGCGTGCCCGCGCCGCGGCGACCTTCGGGAATGACGAGTTCGCCCGCCCGCACCGCCGGCTCGACGAGGCGGCGCCGCTCCTCGAGCTCGGCCGCCCAGGTCGGCAGCCGGCCGGAGCCGGTTCGCATCGGCGCAGGATCGACCGGTGCCGCGACCGATCCGGAGGCGGGGGCCGGGCTGCCAGCAGAGACAGCCCGCGGCACGGGCCGGGGTCCGACCTGCGGAGCGGCGGCCGCGGCCGCCTCGTCGCTGGGGATGACTTCCAGCGCCACCGGCGTCTGGTCGTGAACGCCGGCAAGCAGGCCGCGACGATCGACCTCGAGGAGCACGGCGGCGAGGATCGCGCACGGCTCGCCCGCCTGCCCCGAGGAGGACGAGCAGCGGGTCTCGAGCATCATCCCGCCACGGCGCTGGGCCGAGAGCTCGAGCGTCACCTCGTGCTCCGCGCCGGCCTCGTCACGGACAGTCGCCCGGACGTGGCCGACCCGCGGGCAGGAGACCGACGTCGGCGTGATGCTCCGAGCCCGGGCGACGTCGGCCGACGAGAAGCGATGAAAGAGCCGCTGTTCGAATGTTTTCATGCTGCCGCGCGAGGGAGGGTGGGCGTGCGCGGATCGACCGACGGAATCGCGGCGGCGCAACACGCTGTTGTACCCCGCCGGGTGCCGGCGTGGCGAGGGGGACGCGGTGTTGGCTGGCCGGCCATGGAAAAGCGGGCCGCGCAGACCGGCGCCGGCACGGGCTTGGAAACGCCCTGGCTGGCGACCGCGCGACTAACGCTGCGCCGCTACGGGCGCCACGAATCGTCCCGCCGGACCGCCACCCGGCTCCGGCTTTCGGTCACGGCTCCATTGGCCGGGCGGCCCGCCGTGATCAGGGCGGCGACGTCGGCGCCGATTTCGCCGTGGGCCCAAAAGCTGAAGGCCAGCCCCACGAGACCGGCGCAGGTGAGCAGTACCAAGGCCGGCCGGTCGTCGGACCCGAGCAGAAACATCAGGCCCATCGTCAGGAGCGGTCCGCCCCCGGCCATCAGCAGATACCAGCCGCTGCGACGGCCGACGGCGACGAGCGCGGCCTCGTCGTCGTGGTCGGTCGCGCGATCGAGCAGCGCCGGGTAGAACGACCGCAGCACGAGCAGAGTCACCAGGAAGAAGGTATAGGCCGCCGCCATCAGCGCGCAGACGGACGCCGACTGCAGAAACAGCCAGCGCATCGGCAGCGGCGGCCAGCCCACCTGCGCGGCGAACAGGATCAGGCCGCCGACCCCGCAGGCGATCCACAGGCTGACCGCGATCCAGGTCAACCGGTCGGCGCAGAAAAGGGTCCGGCGCCGCAGTCGCTCGAGCTCCGCCGCATCGATGGGCGGCGCGGTGCCCCGCAGCCGCGGCACGATCCCGGCCCACACGCGCCAGCCGATCCAGATCGCCAGCGGAATCACGATCACGTTGACGATCGCCCCGGCAACGTGGAAGGCCCGCAGCGCATCGGCGTGCCGCGGCGCGAGGTCCGCAGTCGCGTAGCTGGCGTCGATGATCCGACGCTGGTGCATGTTGTTGGCGATCGCCATGATCAGGTTGGGCAGCGTCATGCACGCGCTCGCCGCGACGAATGGCCGCGCGCGGGCGAACCGGCGCCAGCCTCCGCGCGGCAGGCCGAGCAGGCCGCGGGCCCGCGGCTGGCCCACGAGCGCGAGCCGCCGCGCCATCTCGCGCCCCGACCCCGGCCGGCACTCACGGTCGGCCGCCAGGCACTCTCCGAGCAGTTCGGCGAGCGCCACGGCCGCGGGATCGGCCGCCGCGACGTCGATCGTGTGCTCCCCACGCTGCCGGCGGGCGAGCATGTCGGCGATGGCCCCTGACACGTCGCCGCCGGCCGGCGCATCCTGGAACGGCCGCCGGCCGGTGAGCAGTTCGGCGAGCAGGGCGGCGAGCGAAAACAGGTCGGTCCGCCCGTCGAGTTCGTCCGGCGACCGCTCGTGCCCCGGGTCGAAGGCCTCGAGGTGCTCGGGCGACATGTAGGCCAGGCTGCCCCCGAAGTAGGCGGCCGGGCCGTGCGCCGGATGGCTGGCCAGGGAGCTCGTGTTGAAGTCGCCGAGGTGCACGCTGCCGTCGGCACCGAGCAGGACGTTGGCCGGCTTGACGTCGCGGTGCAGGACACCCGCCGCGTGCGCGTGCGCGAGCGCGTCGGCGAGCTGGATGCCGATGCGGACGACCACGGCCGGCCACGACGTCCGGGCGCTGGCCGCCAGCGTCGGCGAATCGCTGGCCAGCCCGAGCCCCGAACTCGCGGCGGCCTCCCGCACCGCCTCGACGAGGATCGCGCCACAGCGATCACGGGCTGGTGTGCGCCGCACCCGGTCCACGACCTGGGCGAGCGTGCCGCCGGGCAGGAACTGCTCGTAGACCAGCCGCATCCGTGGGCGATCGGCGGCGGCCTCGAGCCGCCGCTGGTCGTAGATCCGCACGATGTGCGGATGGTCGAGCTGGGCGAGCGTACGGGCTTCGTCGCCCCGGTCGCCCGAGACCTTGAGGGCCACGATCCGGCCGATCGAGATCTGACGGGCCAGGTAGACGGTGGCGAAGGCTCCGCGCCCGACCTCGGCGAGCACATGAAAGTCGTCCACGGTATGGCCGGGCTGGAATTCCGCGCGGACGATGTCGGCCGCGAGGCTCGTCGTGATCGTCCGCTCGGTCCCCGCCAGCCAGCGTCTCAGTTCCGCCGCGCGGCCGGGGAACCGCCCGCAGAGCTCGGCGAGGTCGATCCCTTCACCCCGGGACTTGCGCAGGTGATACTCCTCGCAGACGAGTTCGACGGGCGGGCCCGCGGCATCGGCGATCTCCGGATGATCGGCGAGGTAGTCCTCGACCCGGGCCGCCCGGCCGCTGCGAATCCGAAAGTCGAGATCGACCTTCACGAGTTCGACGAGCACGAGCCGGCGCAGAGTTGGGGACGCCTCCGGGAGAAATGGGGCCAGCGCCGGCTCGGAGCCGGATTCCCAGGCGGCGATGAAGGCCTCGAGCCGCTCGGCCACCACGTTCCAGGCGGCGGTCTGTTCGATCGCGACGGTCACACGCAGACTTCCGACGTCGGTGCTGGAGGGGGGCGTGCGGTCCAGGCCTGCGGCGGGGGGGGCGGCGGTGCCGCACGCCCACCGGACGCGGGTTCCCCGGATGATACCCCCGCGCCGGAGGGCGACGGTAGCATGGCGGGCATGGAGCCCGTGGAAGAACCTGTCCGGTGGAGCGACCCCCGCGCCGTGGCAGCCTGCGTCGAGGCGCATCGTCCCCGGCTGGTGGCCTTCATCGCCCAGCGGATGTCGCCGGGCCTGCGGCAGCGGCTCGACCCCGACGACGTCGTCCAGGAGGTGAGCCTGGCGGCGGTGCGGCCGGCCGACGCCGCCGCGCCCCTCGACGGCCCGCGCCGGGATCCCTTCGGCTGGCTCTGCCACGTGGCCGAGCAGCGGATCATCGACGCCCACCGGCGACACTTCGGCGCCGCCAAGCGGGATGCCGGCCGCGAGATCTCGATCAACGCGCCGCTGCGGGGTGCCGACGGCGACGAGGCCGGAGGGCTGGCGTCGCTCCTGGCCGTGAGCATGACCACGCCGAGCCAGGCGTTTTCCCGCGATGCCCGCGAGTATCGGCTCAAGCGGGTGATCGAAACGCTGCCCGAAGAACAGCAGGCGGCGATCCGCATGCGGTATGTGGACGGCCTGACCACGAAGGACATCGCCGGGCGGATCGGCAAGTCGGACGTGGCCGTCCGCGTGATGCTGTCGCGGACCGTGCAGAAGCTCCAGCAGCTCCTTGGGGAATGAGCGGGGCGCGAGGTGCGGCTCGCGGCTCGCGGGGTGCGACATGGGGCGGCGGAAAACTCGTGTTCCGCTCCGAGCCACACCTGTGTATCACACGCTTGGAGATCGAGCGGGTTCACTCAGGAGAAAGCGCGATGAACGAGATCGTGAAGCGGATGACGGGCGGAGGGTTGGTCCTGCTGGTGACGGCTGTCGCGACGATCGCGCAGGCCGGGCCACCCATGCTCAGCACCAATCCCGGCAGTCTCGCGATCTTTCCCGCCAAGGGGCAGAGCCCGGAGCAGCAGAAGGCCGACGAGGCGGCCGCCTATGATTGGGCCACGAAGCAGACCGGCTGGGATCCCTATCAGGCCAAGGCCGTTTTGGATCAGCAGACCCATGCTTCGGCCGCAGCGGCCGGAGCCGCTCGGGGCGGCGCCTTCAAGGGGGCGGCCGGCGGCGCCGCGGCGGGCGCGGCCATCGGCGCCATCGCCGGCGATGCCGGCAAGGGCGCGGCGATCGGTTCGGCGGCGTTGGGCATGACGGGGGGCGTGCGGTCGCGGCGCGCGATGCGGGCGGCCGGCGGTGCCTCCGATGCCACCGTGGCCGCGTATCAGCAGCAGTTCCAGGTGTGGAACCGGAACTTCATGGCGGCGCTCGAGGCGAAGGGCTACACCGTGCGGTGAAGCCCGACACGCGGCGGCGGCCCGGGTACGGAAGCGCCGGCGGAACTTGACACCTTTCACATCCCAAGGAGACGGAATCATGATCCTGCGAACCCTGACGATCGGCGTGGCAGTGATGATCGCGGCATTGGCGGTGGGCGACGACGCATGGGCCGGCCAGACCTGGCTGTGTTCGATCGCGTCGGCCGTCGCGGTGGACGAGGACGGCACCATCGGTCCGCCCGATCTCGGTGACCGCGAGCGACCCACGTTCTTCCGCGTGGATGCCGAGAAAAAGGAACTGACGCTGCTCGGCCCCGACTCACGCCGTGGCGAGGTGACGAAATTGGAGTCGGTGAAGGAGATCGACGGGCAGCACGTGTTCAGCGGCGTGGAGAATGGCCGCGTCATCAGCGTGATCATCACCAAGGATGGCCGGATGACACTGTCGGTCATGAGCGACGGCGTCGTCTGGTCGGTTTTCGGGCACGCGCTGCGGGACGAAGACAGGAAGTGACGCGGGCGGCGAGCGGCATGGCGGACCGGCGCTTTTTTGCCATGTGAGGGTCGAATAGGGCCGGTTGGCAGTGCCGTCGCTTGGTCGTGGATTTCGATCTGCGCGGATCACGGAACAGGTAGCACCGAGAGCATCCAATAGTTGACACAACGAGCCGATGGTTCAGGGCTGCATCGACGGCAGCGCCGGGCGGATCGGCAAGTCGGACGTGGCCGTCCGCGTGATGCTGTCGCGGACCGTGCAGAAGCTCCAGCAGCGTCTCGGAAAATGAACGGGTCGCGGGATCCGACATGCGGACCCCGCGACCCGCGGGACTCGATCACGAATCACTTGGCGGCGCCGGCCGCCTTCTTGGCGGGGAGCAGCTCGACGGGAACGACGGCCGCGACGGTGCCGTCGGCGAGGGCCACGATGAGGTCGGCCTTCGTCGCGGCATCGAGCGTCGCCGCCGGCACGGTCGCCTGCAGTCCGGCCTCGGTCCACGTGCGCACCACGCACTCGAGGATCACAACCCCGACCTTGACCGCCACCCGGCCCTGCGTACCGCCGAGGCCCTGTGCCGGCAGTTCGAAGCCCTCACCCACCCGCAGCTGCGGGAGCGGCTCGGCCTGCGTCGCGGCAGCGGGCTTGCCGACGACCACGGCGGACTCCGTGGTGGCGACCGTCTCCTCGATCACGACCGGCTGTGCCGGAGCGACGGGCTCCGAGTACACGACGATCGGATCGGCCGGCACGGTCCGCACGAAGGGCCGCTCGATCACGACCCCGTCGCCCGCGTAGCAGCCGCCGTGTCGGCCACCGAGGCCGTCGGCGAAGGCGGCGGCGGACAGGCCGATGGCGACCCAGTCCCAGGCGGTCGGCCCGGGTCCGACCACGGGAGGGGCAGGATCGGCGGGCATGTCGGCACCGGGCGCTCCGTCGCCGGGCGCCGGCTCGCCGGGTGCCGGATCCCTGGGTGCCGGATCCCTGGGTGCCGGATCCCTGGGTGCCGGATCCCTGGGTGCCGGATCCCCGGCACCGCCGCCGGCGTCCCGCCCGCCCGCGAAGTCGAAGGCACCGGGACGCACGCGTTCAATGTCGCGGATGTCGGCGATCCCGTCGCGGTCCGAGTCCCGCAGGCCGAGCCGGGTGCCGTCGGGCCCCACACCGGGGA of the Planctomycetia bacterium genome contains:
- the ppkA gene encoding protein kinase — encoded protein: MTVAIEQTAAWNVVAERLEAFIAAWESGSEPALAPFLPEASPTLRRLVLVELVKVDLDFRIRSGRAARVEDYLADHPEIADAAGPPVELVCEEYHLRKSRGEGIDLAELCGRFPGRAAELRRWLAGTERTITTSLAADIVRAEFQPGHTVDDFHVLAEVGRGAFATVYLARQISIGRIVALKVSGDRGDEARTLAQLDHPHIVRIYDQRRLEAAADRPRMRLVYEQFLPGGTLAQVVDRVRRTPARDRCGAILVEAVREAAASSGLGLASDSPTLAASARTSWPAVVVRIGIQLADALAHAHAAGVLHRDVKPANVLLGADGSVHLGDFNTSSLASHPAHGPAAYFGGSLAYMSPEHLEAFDPGHERSPDELDGRTDLFSLAALLAELLTGRRPFQDAPAGGDVSGAIADMLARRQRGEHTIDVAAADPAAVALAELLGECLAADRECRPGSGREMARRLALVGQPRARGLLGLPRGGWRRFARARPFVAASACMTLPNLIMAIANNMHQRRIIDASYATADLAPRHADALRAFHVAGAIVNVIVIPLAIWIGWRVWAGIVPRLRGTAPPIDAAELERLRRRTLFCADRLTWIAVSLWIACGVGGLILFAAQVGWPPLPMRWLFLQSASVCALMAAAYTFFLVTLLVLRSFYPALLDRATDHDDEAALVAVGRRSGWYLLMAGGGPLLTMGLMFLLGSDDRPALVLLTCAGLVGLAFSFWAHGEIGADVAALITAGRPANGAVTESRSRVAVRRDDSWRP
- the sig gene encoding DNA-directed RNA polymerase sigma-70 factor, which produces MEPVEEPVRWSDPRAVAACVEAHRPRLVAFIAQRMSPGLRQRLDPDDVVQEVSLAAVRPADAAAPLDGPRRDPFGWLCHVAEQRIIDAHRRHFGAAKRDAGREISINAPLRGADGDEAGGLASLLAVSMTTPSQAFSRDAREYRLKRVIETLPEEQQAAIRMRYVDGLTTKDIAGRIGKSDVAVRVMLSRTVQKLQQLLGE